The proteins below are encoded in one region of Solenopsis invicta isolate M01_SB chromosome 8, UNIL_Sinv_3.0, whole genome shotgun sequence:
- the LOC105193715 gene encoding methyl farnesoate epoxidase, translated as MWFIIICLTIIFTIMILHSWRRPSTFPPGPRGLPIVGNILDVKRLVDETKFYSHAWCRLADIYGPIVGLKLGIAEPMIIVSGKDAVIEMMSQHQFDGRPNGFVHKLRTGGERRGVMFTDGDMWRDQRRFVLRTLKEFGFGNVTMEDLILNNAVSLTTTIESLAKLGPITNFYDITSVAVLNSLWTLVAGSRFELDNPKLIEVLSVVNGIIRNTNVTGGILTHLPFLRYIIPGLTGFTALNQRQTQMWHFIETEIARHKQTRTHGEFRDFIDVYLAEMDTKQSTVSSFDEAQLISIVKDLFTAGVETTNNTIGFIITYLVVRQDVQRKVHEEIDRVLGNEILPHIIYKNRLPYLNATIAEVTRLANVGPTSIPHRAMADSVLLGYKIKKNYTLLANLRSVHMDEQHWGDPKEFRPERFINDKGEYVEDPWLIPFGLGHRKCLGETLAKKSVFLFTACLLQKFQFILPPKHSNPILDGVDGFTIAPPHLSIVAIKRK; from the exons atgtggtttataattatttgccTGACGATAATATTCACAATAATGATTCTGCACAGTTGGCGACGACCATCAACATTTCCCCcag GGCCTCGCGGCTTGCCGATCGTGGGAAACATACTCGATGTGAAACGTCTGGTTGACGAGACGAAGTTTTATTCTCATGCCTGGTGTCGATTAGCCGACATTTACGGACCCATCGTCGGCTTGAAACTTGGCATAGCCGAACCGATGATTATTGTTTCCGGTAAGGATGCGGTAATCGAAATGATGAGTCAACATCAGTTTGATGGCAGGCCTAATGGATTTGTACACAAACTTCGAACGGGAGGTGAACGAAGGGGTGTAATGTTCACCGATGGTGATATGTGGCGAGATCAAAGGAG atttgtacTGAGAACGTTGAAGGAATTTGGATTTGGAAATGTTACAATGGAGGACTTGATATTAAACAATGCGGTTTCCTTAACGACTACAATAGAATCGCTCGCTAAATTGGGACCCATTACCAACTTCTACGATATTACCTCCGTAGCTGTTCTCAATAGTTTATGGACATTAGTCGCTGGATCACG ATTTGAGTTGGACAATCCAAAATTAATAGAGGTTTTATCGGTGGTAAACGGAATTATTAGAAATACCAATGTCACCGGTGGCATATTGACCCACTTACCATTTTTGAGATATATTATCCCAGGGTTAACCGGATTTACCGCACTAAATCAGAGACAGACGCAAATGTGGCACTTCATCGAG ACCGAAATAGCAAGGCACAAGCAAACTAGAACGCACGGCGAGTTCAGAGACTTTATCGATGTTTACCTAGCGGAAATGGATACCAAGCAATCAACCGTATCGTCTTTTGACG AAGCACAATTAATCAGCATTGTGAAAGACCTCTTCACCGCCGGTGTGGAAACGACGAATAACACTATCGGCTTCATAATAACGTATCTCGTGGTGAGGCAGGATGTGCAAAGAAAAGTGCACGAAGAAATCGACAGAGTGCTCGGCAACGAAATCCTACctcacataatatataaaaatcg ATTGCCATATTTAAACGCTACGATAGCGGAAGTAACGAGACTGGCTAACGTCGGTCCTACTTCGATCCCTCATCGGGCAATGGCTGACTCCGTCCTACTGGGTTacaagataaaaaagaattacacCTTACTGGCTAATTTGCGAAGCGTACACATGGACGAGCAGCATTGGGGCGATCCGAAGGAGTTTCGGCCCGAGAGATTTATTAATGACAAGGGAGAATACGTCGAGGATCCCTGGTTAATACCGTTCGGTTTAG GTCATAGAAAGTGCTTGGGCGAGACCTTGGCGAAGAAGAGTGTATTCCTCTTTACCGCGTGTCTGCTGCAAAAATTTCAGTTTATCTTACCGCCGAAACATTCCAATCCCATTTTAGACGGTGTCGACGGCTTTACAATCGCACCACCTCATCTAAGTATTGTTGCAATCAAAAGAAAATGA